DNA from Nitriliruptor alkaliphilus DSM 45188:
GGAGCGATCGAGGCGATCGAGGACCTCGCCCGGGTCTGCGAGGTCGCGTTGCTGTCGGGTCGCGCGCTCGACGACCTGGTCGCGAGGCTCGGCCGCACCCCGCCCGGGGTGCTGCTGGTCGGCGGTCACGGCAGCGAGGCACGGCACCCGGACGGCACCCGCACCGCACTGACCGACCTGGATGCCGCGACGGCAGCGCTGGACGAGGTCGAAGCCACGATCCGTCCCCTCGTCGACGAGACCGCGGGGTGGATCGTGGAGCGCAAGGCGACCTCCGTCGCGGTCCACCACCGACGGGTCACCCCGACGGAGGTCGACCGGATCCTCCCCGAGGTCCGACGCGCGCTGGAGGGTGCCACCAGTTCTGCGCCCGGCTTCGTGGTGCTCGACGGCAAGGCGGTCGTCGAACTGCGGGTGCGCGGGACCGACAAGGGCGTCGCCCTCCGGTGGATCCTCGACCGGGCCGCCGCTCGGGCTGACCTCCTCCCCGGCCGTCCGGACATCAAGCCGCTGGTCTTCGGTGACGATACTACGGACGAGGACGCGTTCGAGGTCGCGCTCGAACTCGGAGGCCAAGCGGTGAGGATCGACGAGCTACCGTCGGCGACCAGCGCGCGCTTCCGATTGCGGGACCCCGGCCGGGTCGTCACGCTCCTGCGTGACGTGCGCGATGCTCTCGGCCCCGACCCGTCGGTGGGGACCCCGCGCGCCGCCTGGGATGCTTCGGACGCCGGGGGAACCCAGGCAAGATGAGGACCGTCCAGCCACCGTGCCGGACGACGAGCACCGCTCACGAGCGGTGAGGACGAGGTGAGACGTGGGACGCCCGACGGCAGTCACGCGCACGCGTGCAGGCCTGGAGCGCATGGTCGTGCAGCTCGAGGACCGCACCACCCGAGCGCTCGTGCTCGGCGGTGGGTTGGCGCTGTCCTTCGCCGCTCACGCCGTCGTCGATCCCGGCGCGGCGTGGCTCGCGGCGCCGGTCGCCTTCGTGGCCGGCATCGCCGTCGGGACCCGGCTGGCGCTCACCATCGCGGGGGTCGCGGTGTTCGGCCACCTCGGCATCGACGTGGCGGACGGGCTGCGGGGCGACGAGGTGCTCGGGCTGCTCGTGCGCAGCACCGTGCTGCCGTTCCTCGCCCTGGCTGGCGCGGCGGGGGCCCAGCTCGAGCGGCAGCGCGACCGTGCGCTGCACCAGGCGATCAGCCAGGATCCGGTCACCGGGTTGCTCAACGTGCGCGTGTTCTACGACGAGGTCGACCGCCTCCGGGCCGACGGGACCCCGTTCTCGATCCTCCTGGCCGACATCCGTGGGATGCGTCGCCTCAACGATACCTACGGCCACCCGACCGGGACCGAGGCCGTCCGTGTCCTCGCCCACGTCCTGCGCCGCGCGACGGGCAACGACGCGGCGGCCTCGCGTCTCGGCAGCGACGAGATCGGTGTGTTGCTCGTCGGTGAGGACCGCGAGCGCTGCCGGGCGGTCGTCAAGGACGTGATCGCCAGGCTCGGCCACGAGAACGTCACGCTGCCCGACGGCGAGGCGTTCGAGGTGCACGCCGCCTACGGCATCGCCCGGTGGCCGGAGGACGCCGACGACGCCGTGGCGCTGCTGCGCGCCGCCGATCGTGCCAAGGACCGCGCCAAGGCCGCCGGGCTCGACGAGGTCGGTCAGGCGTGACCGGCCGGGTAGCGGTCAGCGCACCACGAGCAGACGCCGGCACTGCGGACAGGTCGTGAGCGTGCCGCCCTTGTAGAGCTCGTCGACGTCCGCGCGCGACATCTCGATGCGGCACGCCGAGCAGGCCAGTCCGTCGAGCTGGCCGACGCCGGTCCCGCCGCCTCGCGCCGCGGCGGCCTCGTAGCGTCCGAGCAGGTCGTCGGGCAGCTCGGCAGCCTCGCGGTCGCGGTCGGCCTTCGCCTCGCCGAG
Protein-coding regions in this window:
- the otsB gene encoding trehalose-phosphatase; the encoded protein is MTAAAPEDDDLEALRRSIGDPRRWTVVIDFDGTLAPIVDHPDRAAPAPGAIEAIEDLARVCEVALLSGRALDDLVARLGRTPPGVLLVGGHGSEARHPDGTRTALTDLDAATAALDEVEATIRPLVDETAGWIVERKATSVAVHHRRVTPTEVDRILPEVRRALEGATSSAPGFVVLDGKAVVELRVRGTDKGVALRWILDRAAARADLLPGRPDIKPLVFGDDTTDEDAFEVALELGGQAVRIDELPSATSARFRLRDPGRVVTLLRDVRDALGPDPSVGTPRAAWDASDAGGTQAR
- a CDS encoding GGDEF domain-containing protein → MGRPTAVTRTRAGLERMVVQLEDRTTRALVLGGGLALSFAAHAVVDPGAAWLAAPVAFVAGIAVGTRLALTIAGVAVFGHLGIDVADGLRGDEVLGLLVRSTVLPFLALAGAAGAQLERQRDRALHQAISQDPVTGLLNVRVFYDEVDRLRADGTPFSILLADIRGMRRLNDTYGHPTGTEAVRVLAHVLRRATGNDAAASRLGSDEIGVLLVGEDRERCRAVVKDVIARLGHENVTLPDGEAFEVHAAYGIARWPEDADDAVALLRAADRAKDRAKAAGLDEVGQA